In a single window of the Desulfovibrio psychrotolerans genome:
- a CDS encoding YagK/YfjJ domain-containing protein — protein MIHQQVSHADTYQGIQVNVGPFEEYGLYPVIMERFKERLDWMTDRHCKVLFIRFDMRFPARYPAMGGNQEISRFWKNFGEQSAYRGIDLHYLWVREQSREKHQHYHCIALLDGNKVMNYFHFLLKVQETWGRVLGCDATGLIHFCDKDADGNRMENGIMLCRPPLKHPAREHLQILFKQDYDRCFYWASYLAKENQKASAPYRVNSFDSSVLR, from the coding sequence ATGATACACCAACAAGTTTCTCATGCTGACACATACCAAGGAATCCAAGTTAACGTAGGCCCCTTCGAAGAATACGGCTTATACCCCGTCATCATGGAACGATTCAAAGAACGTCTTGACTGGATGACCGACAGGCACTGCAAGGTTTTATTCATTCGCTTTGATATGAGATTCCCTGCCAGATACCCTGCGATGGGAGGCAATCAGGAAATCTCAAGGTTCTGGAAGAACTTCGGAGAGCAGAGTGCGTACAGGGGGATAGACCTTCACTACCTCTGGGTACGGGAGCAGTCACGGGAGAAGCACCAGCACTATCACTGCATTGCGCTGCTGGATGGCAACAAGGTGATGAATTATTTCCATTTCCTGCTGAAAGTTCAGGAAACGTGGGGACGGGTGCTGGGATGTGATGCCACGGGGCTTATCCACTTCTGCGACAAGGATGCGGATGGCAATCGGATGGAGAATGGGATCATGCTGTGTCGCCCGCCACTAAAGCACCCTGCGAGAGAGCATCTGCAAATACTGTTTAAGCAGGATTATGACCGGTGTTTCTACTGGGCGAGCTATCTGGCCAAGGAGAACCAGAAGGCGAGTGCGCCGTACCGGGTGAACAGCTTTGATTCGTCGGTGTTGCGATAG